The following are encoded in a window of Zymoseptoria tritici IPO323 chromosome 4, whole genome shotgun sequence genomic DNA:
- a CDS encoding uncharacterized protein (secreted protein. lightly similar to a predicted protein from Magnaporthe grisea.) produces MKFSQLSTALLFAPAMAGLLSKRGVQEVPNPGVGDDIPKEAKEKFLSNDVKNLLFTKDAEARDDKEQHHVPKYLFVLMCRTQGFRGECLVFGAAPGQCVNYYDFNTDGKTGKSYDKNITSLSSSYGDVCQFYTDKDCGFDNENSGVSLQYAYNLDISESGNTRPDDYDGSYGHNISSWRC; encoded by the exons ATGAAGTTCTCTCAGCTCAGCACCGCGCTCCTCTTCGCGCCCGCCATGGCCGGTCTTCTCTCCAAGCGTGGAGTGCAGGAGGTTCCCAACCCAGGCGTCGGCGATGACATTCCAAAGGAAGCCAAGGAGAAGTTCCTCAGCAACGACGTGAAGAACCTCCTCTTCACGAAGGACGCCGAAGCCCGCGACGACAAGGAGCAACATCATGTCCCAAAATATCTCTTCGTGCTCATGTGCCGCACGCAGGGTTTCCGTGGAGAATGCCTCGTCTTCGGAGCTGCTCCCGGACAGTGCG TGAACTACTACGACTTCAACACCGACGGGAAGACCGGCAAGTCATACGACAAGAACATCACTTCCCTCAGCAGCAGCTACGGCGACGTGTGCCAGTTCTACAC CGATAAGGACTGCGGCTTCGACAACGAAAACTCTGGAGTCAGCCTTCAGTACGCCTACAACCTTGACATCAGTGAAAGCGGCAACACCCGACCCGACGACTACGATGGCAGCTACGGCCACAACATCTCCTCGTGGAGATGCTAG
- a CDS encoding proteasome core particle subunit alpha 3, which translates to MSRRYDSRTTIFSPEGRLYQVEYALEAISHAGTALGILATDGIVLAAERKVTSKLLEQDTSAEKLYILNDNMICAVAGMTADANILINYARQAAQRYLLTYNADIPCEQLVRRLCDLKQGYTQHGGLRPFGVSFIYAGWDNQRQFQLYQSNPSGNYTGWKATSVGANNASAQSLLKQDYNEDCNLKQACELAVKVLSKTMDSTKLSSEKIEFATVGRTEKGTIYHHLWAADEIDRLLKDHGLGKAAEEPEA; encoded by the exons ATGTCGAGACGTTACGACAG TCGCACTACCATCTTCTCGCCCGAGGGTCGTCTCTACCAGGTTGAGTATGCTCTCGAGGCCATCTCACACGCCGGTACCGCTCTGGGAATCCTAGCCACCGATGGCATCGTCCTCGCAGCGGAGCGCAAAGTCACGAGCAAGCTATTGGAGCAGGACACCAGTGCCGAGAAGCTGTACATTCTGAACGA CAACATGATCTGCGCCGTCGCAGGCATGACCGCCGATGCCAATATCCTCATCAACTACGCCCGTCAGGCCGCTCAGCGCTATCTCCTCACCTACAACGCCGACATCCCATGCGAGCAGCTCGTGCGACGACTATGCGATCTCAAGCAAGGATACACACAGCACGGTGGCCTTCGTCCTTTCGGTGTCTCCTTCATCTATGCCGGCTGGGACAACCAGCGCCAATTCCAGCTCTACCAGTCGAACCCCAGCGGCAACTACACTGGttggaaggcgacgagtgtCGGTGCAAACAATGCGAGCGCTCAGTCTTTACTGAAGCAGGACTACAACGAGGACTGCAACCTGAAGCAGGCGTGCGAGTTGGCGGTCAAGGTGttgtcgaagacgatggacAGCACAAAGCTATCGAGCGAGAAGATTGAGTTCGCTACGGTCGGCCGGACGGAGAAGGGGACAATCTACCATCACCTGTGGGCTGCCGACGAGATCGACCGGCTACTCAAGGATCACGGATTGGGAAAAGCTGCCGAAGAGCCGGAGGCATAG